From the Motacilla alba alba isolate MOTALB_02 chromosome Z, Motacilla_alba_V1.0_pri, whole genome shotgun sequence genome, one window contains:
- the FBXO4 gene encoding F-box only protein 4 isoform X2 has product MSFLSPRDLCRLGSTSCYWRAAVQDPLLWRYFLLRDLPSWTSVDWKSLPDEEIFNKAFSEVSDNALYDYMAVYKRSCPQGRRSLKSSRPRYGTVTSFLQSLVTQAEPRFAMFGPGLEELDNSLVQKMMTCPEILLVAGLPHRQIHGIGSGVSFQFNNNQKFNIVTLYSTTSVERRRAREEQAVAVNKMFYQENSTVGNQQAVHYGVIAQVRKVCEVVDGFIYVANAEAHREHDRQEELARIMAMIDPALGPPNRPLLVLSCVSHGGVKRIPCVYVAHQLQLNLLQQPWMMQDTVAATLDGLLNGIEWLLEEANCKSAQQ; this is encoded by the exons ATGTCCTTCCTCTCGCCCCGAGATCTGTGCCGTTTAGGAAGCACGAGTTGTTACTGGAGGGCAGCTGTGCAAGACCCGTTGTTATGGAGGTATTTTCTCCTGCGGGATCTTCCCTCTTGGACATCTGTTGATTGGAAATCACTTCCAGATGAGGAGATTTTTAATAAAGCCTTTTCAGAGGTCAGCGATAATGCACTGTATGATTACATGGCAGT ATATAAAAGGAGCTGTCCTCAGGGTAGAAGAAGTTTGAAATCGAGCCGTCCCCGGTATGGGACTGTGACTTCCTTTTTGCAATCACTGGTCACTCAGGCAGAACCTCGCTTTGCTATGTTCGGGCCAGGTTTGGAAGAGCTGGACAACTCTTTAGTACAAAAGATGATGACATGCCCAGAAATTCTGCTGGTAGCTGGCCTACCTCACAGACAAATTCATG gaATTGGATCAGGAGTCAGTTTTCAGTTTAACAACAATCAAAAATTCAATATTGTGACACTGTATTCCACCACAAG TGTGGAAAGGAGGAGAGCAAGGGAAGAGCAAGCTGTTGCTGTGAATAAGATGTTTTACCAAGAGAACAGCACAGTAGGGAACCAGCAAGCCGTGCACTACGGTGTAATTGCTCAAGTGAGGAAGGTGTGCGAAGTAGTCGATGGATTCATTTATGTTGCTAATGCAGAAGCTCATAGAG AACACGATCGTCAGGAGGAGCTGGCTCGTATTATGGCAATGATTGATCCAGCCCTCGGGCCTCCGAACAGACCTCTGCTGGTTTTGTCCTGTGTGTCTCATGGTGGTGTGAAAAGAATTCCATGTGTTTACGTGGCACATCAGTTGCAACTaaatctgctgcagcagccctggatg aTGCAGGACACTGTAGCTGCAACTTTAGATGGATTGCTAAATGGAATTGAGTGGCTCTTGGAAGAAGCAAATTGTAAAAGTGCTCAGCAGTAG
- the FBXO4 gene encoding F-box only protein 4 isoform X1, translating into MAAAAGLEAAVRGGLRGLRERWLRGPREQGGTAPAPLPAPPDGAEGESALQTLPIDVQLNIMSFLSPRDLCRLGSTSCYWRAAVQDPLLWRYFLLRDLPSWTSVDWKSLPDEEIFNKAFSEVSDNALYDYMAVYKRSCPQGRRSLKSSRPRYGTVTSFLQSLVTQAEPRFAMFGPGLEELDNSLVQKMMTCPEILLVAGLPHRQIHGIGSGVSFQFNNNQKFNIVTLYSTTSVERRRAREEQAVAVNKMFYQENSTVGNQQAVHYGVIAQVRKVCEVVDGFIYVANAEAHREHDRQEELARIMAMIDPALGPPNRPLLVLSCVSHGGVKRIPCVYVAHQLQLNLLQQPWMMQDTVAATLDGLLNGIEWLLEEANCKSAQQ; encoded by the exons atggcggcggcagcggggctggaGGCCGCGGTGCGGGGCGGGCTGCGCGGCCTGCGGGAGCGCTGGCTGCGGGGCCCCCGCGAGCAAGGCGGCAccgcgcccgccccgctgccGGCGCCCCCGGACGGCGCGGAGGGAGAGAGCGCCCTGCAGACGCTGCCG ATCGACGTGCAGCTGAACATCATGTCCTTCCTCTCGCCCCGAGATCTGTGCCGTTTAGGAAGCACGAGTTGTTACTGGAGGGCAGCTGTGCAAGACCCGTTGTTATGGAGGTATTTTCTCCTGCGGGATCTTCCCTCTTGGACATCTGTTGATTGGAAATCACTTCCAGATGAGGAGATTTTTAATAAAGCCTTTTCAGAGGTCAGCGATAATGCACTGTATGATTACATGGCAGT ATATAAAAGGAGCTGTCCTCAGGGTAGAAGAAGTTTGAAATCGAGCCGTCCCCGGTATGGGACTGTGACTTCCTTTTTGCAATCACTGGTCACTCAGGCAGAACCTCGCTTTGCTATGTTCGGGCCAGGTTTGGAAGAGCTGGACAACTCTTTAGTACAAAAGATGATGACATGCCCAGAAATTCTGCTGGTAGCTGGCCTACCTCACAGACAAATTCATG gaATTGGATCAGGAGTCAGTTTTCAGTTTAACAACAATCAAAAATTCAATATTGTGACACTGTATTCCACCACAAG TGTGGAAAGGAGGAGAGCAAGGGAAGAGCAAGCTGTTGCTGTGAATAAGATGTTTTACCAAGAGAACAGCACAGTAGGGAACCAGCAAGCCGTGCACTACGGTGTAATTGCTCAAGTGAGGAAGGTGTGCGAAGTAGTCGATGGATTCATTTATGTTGCTAATGCAGAAGCTCATAGAG AACACGATCGTCAGGAGGAGCTGGCTCGTATTATGGCAATGATTGATCCAGCCCTCGGGCCTCCGAACAGACCTCTGCTGGTTTTGTCCTGTGTGTCTCATGGTGGTGTGAAAAGAATTCCATGTGTTTACGTGGCACATCAGTTGCAACTaaatctgctgcagcagccctggatg aTGCAGGACACTGTAGCTGCAACTTTAGATGGATTGCTAAATGGAATTGAGTGGCTCTTGGAAGAAGCAAATTGTAAAAGTGCTCAGCAGTAG
- the CZH5orf51 gene encoding UPF0600 protein C5orf51 homolog isoform X2 produces MAAAALRPRVAALGRRLGAPGARDTFLAKGSANLDKLEELCKEGKEHPSTLFQLYTQAVLDITYFEENQLVDEDFPEESALQKLKELISVLSEPEDLVREWGIKEPINILGAELLECLYWRKGALLYMYCHTAKERSEWLQENVAMFKKCLSDGVQYLMKMLSFRCPLQLDEDTSLQDKDTARLLSEGIFSDTHLLAMMYSGEMCYWGLKLCGEGKQESFESIDPVSNSDPGSRSQSMPLDFQETGRNMLTKYVAVCEGPLKGQGWNTTTAKQMLHYFVKSHD; encoded by the exons atggcggcggcggcgctgcggcCGCGGGTGGCGGCGCTGGGCCGGCGGCTCGGGGCGCCCGGGGCCCGCG ATACCTTCTTAGCGAAAGGCTCTGCTAATCTGGACAAATTGGAGGAGCTCtgcaaggaagggaaagaacaTCCTTCCACGCTTTTTCAGCTCTATACCCAG GCTGTCCTAGACATTACATATTTTGAGGAAAACCAGCTTGTGGATGAAGATTTTCCTGAAGAATCTGCCTTGCAAAAACTTAAAGAacttatttctgttctttcagaaCCAGAAGACCTAGTGAGGGAGTGGGGCATAAAAGAA CCCATCAACATCCTTGGTGCAGAGTTGTTAGAATGTCTTTACTGGAGAAAAGGAGCCCTGCTTTACATGTATTGCcacacagcaaaagaaaggaGTGAATGGCTACAAGAAAACGTTGCCATGTTTAAAAAG TGTCTTAGTGATGGAGTTCAGTACTTGATGAAGATGCTTAGCTTTAGATGCCCTCTTCAGCTAGATGAAGATACCTCACTTCAAGATAAAGACACAGCTAGATTACTCAGtgaag gtATATTTAGTGACACTCACTTACTGGCAATGATGTACAGTGGAGAAATGTGCTACTGGGGACTGAAACTCTGTGGAGAAGGGAAGCAGGAAAGCTTTGAGTCAATAGATCCTGTGTCTAACAGTGACCCGGGCAGCAGATCACAGAGCATgccgctggatttccaagagACGGGGAGAAACATGTTAACAAAGTATGTGGCCGTATGCGAGGGACCCTTAAAAGGTCAAGGGTGGAACACAACAACCGCAAAACAAATGCTGCATTACTTTGTGAAATCCCACGACTAA
- the CZH5orf51 gene encoding UPF0600 protein C5orf51 homolog isoform X1: protein MDDKAVRERRVSKAVAECSSALRKHCVLPSDTFLAKGSANLDKLEELCKEGKEHPSTLFQLYTQAVLDITYFEENQLVDEDFPEESALQKLKELISVLSEPEDLVREWGIKEPINILGAELLECLYWRKGALLYMYCHTAKERSEWLQENVAMFKKCLSDGVQYLMKMLSFRCPLQLDEDTSLQDKDTARLLSEGIFSDTHLLAMMYSGEMCYWGLKLCGEGKQESFESIDPVSNSDPGSRSQSMPLDFQETGRNMLTKYVAVCEGPLKGQGWNTTTAKQMLHYFVKSHD, encoded by the exons ATGGACGATAAAGCCGTGCGGGAAAGGAGAGTGAGTAAGGCTGTTGCTGAGTGCTCGTCGGCGCTAAGGAAGCATTGTGTTCTTCCCTCAGATACCTTCTTAGCGAAAGGCTCTGCTAATCTGGACAAATTGGAGGAGCTCtgcaaggaagggaaagaacaTCCTTCCACGCTTTTTCAGCTCTATACCCAG GCTGTCCTAGACATTACATATTTTGAGGAAAACCAGCTTGTGGATGAAGATTTTCCTGAAGAATCTGCCTTGCAAAAACTTAAAGAacttatttctgttctttcagaaCCAGAAGACCTAGTGAGGGAGTGGGGCATAAAAGAA CCCATCAACATCCTTGGTGCAGAGTTGTTAGAATGTCTTTACTGGAGAAAAGGAGCCCTGCTTTACATGTATTGCcacacagcaaaagaaaggaGTGAATGGCTACAAGAAAACGTTGCCATGTTTAAAAAG TGTCTTAGTGATGGAGTTCAGTACTTGATGAAGATGCTTAGCTTTAGATGCCCTCTTCAGCTAGATGAAGATACCTCACTTCAAGATAAAGACACAGCTAGATTACTCAGtgaag gtATATTTAGTGACACTCACTTACTGGCAATGATGTACAGTGGAGAAATGTGCTACTGGGGACTGAAACTCTGTGGAGAAGGGAAGCAGGAAAGCTTTGAGTCAATAGATCCTGTGTCTAACAGTGACCCGGGCAGCAGATCACAGAGCATgccgctggatttccaagagACGGGGAGAAACATGTTAACAAAGTATGTGGCCGTATGCGAGGGACCCTTAAAAGGTCAAGGGTGGAACACAACAACCGCAAAACAAATGCTGCATTACTTTGTGAAATCCCACGACTAA